In Streptococcus sp. SN-1, a single genomic region encodes these proteins:
- a CDS encoding ABC transporter ATP-binding protein: protein MEVINVSKHYGHSIILKDINFALNKGEIVGLVGRNGVGKSTLMKILVQNNQPTSGNIISSDNVGYLIEEPKLFLSKTGLENLKYLSNLYGVDYNQERFGSLIQELDLTQSINKKVKTYSLGTKQKLALLLTLVTEPDILILDEPTNGLDIESSQIVLAVLKNLALHENVGILISSHKLEDIEEICERVLFLENGLLTFQKVGKDSHNYLFEIAFSSATDRDIFITKQEFGDIVQEERLRVTMSGNIQSSELFKFFNENSIKVIDFETKKETLKDIYLNRSK from the coding sequence ATGGAAGTTATAAATGTAAGTAAGCATTATGGTCATTCAATCATTCTCAAAGATATAAATTTTGCACTTAATAAGGGTGAAATTGTTGGTCTAGTAGGGAGAAACGGAGTTGGCAAGAGTACGTTGATGAAAATTCTTGTTCAGAATAACCAACCGACTTCAGGGAATATTATAAGTAGTGATAATGTTGGGTATTTAATCGAAGAACCAAAATTATTTTTATCTAAAACAGGTTTAGAGAATTTAAAATATTTGTCAAATTTATATGGTGTTGACTACAATCAAGAAAGATTTGGGAGTTTGATTCAAGAGTTAGATTTGACTCAGTCTATTAATAAAAAAGTAAAGACCTATTCTTTGGGTACAAAACAAAAATTAGCTTTGCTTCTAACTCTTGTTACGGAACCCGATATATTGATTTTAGATGAACCGACTAATGGTTTAGATATTGAATCATCACAAATAGTTTTAGCGGTTCTAAAAAATTTAGCTTTACATGAAAATGTGGGAATTTTAATATCGAGTCATAAATTAGAAGATATTGAAGAAATTTGTGAGAGAGTTCTTTTCTTGGAGAACGGGCTTTTGACATTTCAAAAAGTAGGAAAAGATAGTCATAATTACTTGTTTGAGATAGCTTTCTCATCAGCTACAGATAGAGACATTTTCATTACCAAACAAGAATTTGGGGATATTGTTCAGGAAGAGAGACTGAGAGTTACTATGTCTGGGAATATTCAAAGTAGTGAGCTTTTTAAATTTTTTAACGAAAACTCTATTAAAGTAATTGATTTTGAAACTAAAAAAGAGACGCTTAAAGATATTTATCTAAATCGTTCAAAATAA
- a CDS encoding bacteriocin-associated integral membrane family protein encodes MKKISHLCMLLLLLCTTFFVLNVNVTREIVRIQEMGKTTYSFDLYLKDVTKPTETILQFFEEVASQDKVSIIKVDNGDEAVKAGVFDKETFPYQEFGLTSLDFSKNEKGVYSNQDLPNNLGTIPTFLKVKLIRLQTFQSYIEDKSHTVNGRYMITSSKEIDRDTILQKWSDFFQIDKTILLEPTYRSQVGVLNQELLLSIIIFILAILLVILMTVYQPMMEMKRVGVQKLLGFQSRAILAGFVKTNFYLLLGGSLVIDLGLFLVLDYRPKLLFPSLLLSQFLLLQLYLFISWLTYLMIQKMTVSSMLKGFSSVKLGLIFNYVMKIGTTILLTALLIGVGRSLEQENKELAYQKQWVSQGNYLTLETFKLNDNLWQEELAGSGKSTDYFYQFYQDLLAKIQVNYVRSASLPIKPVIKAEQVQNYQLPDKVDVYYANSNFLKSKGFKLPDTGTKKVILMPASDKGQEGKNQFLGKSIAYLSLRYEDQQKQTIEDMDVEIAYYEGDWSFFPYNNERKENLHNPIISLVNDQDMMWEEKTHLSTTGLNNPMKVENTEQNQKVITELVDNLSDGSYLKFSSIQAIQEGMVDTYRDSVRNFNVLFALFALLSMIVSYFLLVTTFLLKRRDIITKKFMGWKLVDRYRPLLVLLLLGYSLPLLVLIFFAHAFLPFLLFAGFTCLDILFVLVLASRMEKRSLAELLKGGIL; translated from the coding sequence ATGAAAAAAATCAGTCATCTTTGTATGCTCCTGCTCTTGCTGTGTACTACGTTTTTTGTCCTGAATGTAAATGTTACACGTGAAATAGTGCGGATTCAGGAGATGGGCAAGACAACTTATTCATTTGACTTGTACTTGAAAGATGTCACTAAACCGACAGAAACGATTCTCCAGTTTTTTGAAGAGGTTGCAAGTCAAGACAAGGTCTCTATTATCAAAGTAGATAATGGCGATGAGGCCGTCAAGGCTGGTGTTTTTGATAAGGAAACCTTCCCCTATCAAGAGTTCGGTCTGACTTCTCTTGATTTTTCAAAGAATGAGAAGGGGGTCTACAGCAACCAGGATCTTCCCAATAATCTAGGAACCATTCCCACCTTTTTAAAGGTGAAACTCATTCGACTCCAGACCTTTCAATCCTACATTGAGGATAAATCCCATACTGTAAATGGGCGCTACATGATTACCTCCAGCAAAGAGATAGATCGCGATACCATTCTACAAAAGTGGAGTGATTTTTTCCAGATAGATAAGACGATTTTATTAGAACCCACTTACCGAAGTCAGGTTGGAGTGCTAAATCAAGAGTTGTTACTATCTATCATTATCTTTATCTTGGCAATCTTGCTTGTGATTTTAATGACAGTTTATCAGCCGATGATGGAGATGAAACGAGTGGGGGTTCAAAAGTTACTTGGTTTTCAAAGCAGGGCGATTTTAGCTGGTTTTGTAAAGACTAATTTTTATCTTCTCTTGGGTGGAAGTCTTGTCATTGACTTGGGACTATTTTTAGTGCTGGACTACAGGCCAAAACTTCTGTTCCCAAGTTTACTCTTATCCCAATTTCTGCTTTTACAGTTGTATTTGTTCATCAGTTGGCTGACCTACCTGATGATTCAGAAAATGACAGTCAGTTCCATGTTGAAAGGTTTTTCATCTGTCAAACTTGGTCTCATCTTCAATTATGTGATGAAAATAGGAACAACTATTTTACTGACGGCCTTACTGATTGGGGTAGGCAGAAGTCTAGAACAAGAAAACAAAGAACTTGCTTATCAGAAACAGTGGGTAAGCCAAGGCAATTACCTGACCTTAGAAACCTTCAAACTCAATGATAACCTGTGGCAAGAAGAGCTAGCAGGGTCAGGGAAATCTACAGATTATTTCTATCAATTTTATCAAGACTTGCTAGCAAAAATACAAGTAAATTATGTTCGAAGTGCGAGTCTTCCTATCAAACCAGTCATCAAAGCTGAACAAGTGCAGAACTACCAACTACCTGATAAGGTAGATGTTTACTATGCTAATAGCAATTTTCTAAAGAGCAAGGGATTCAAGTTACCAGATACCGGCACTAAAAAAGTTATTTTGATGCCAGCCAGTGATAAAGGACAAGAAGGCAAGAATCAGTTCTTGGGAAAATCCATCGCCTATCTTTCTCTGAGGTATGAAGATCAGCAAAAGCAAACAATAGAAGATATGGATGTAGAAATTGCTTACTATGAAGGAGATTGGTCTTTCTTCCCTTATAATAATGAGCGAAAGGAAAATCTCCACAATCCAATCATTAGTCTGGTAAATGATCAAGACATGATGTGGGAAGAAAAGACTCACTTGTCAACGACAGGTTTAAACAACCCGATGAAAGTTGAAAATACAGAACAAAATCAAAAAGTGATTACAGAGTTAGTCGATAACTTATCTGATGGTAGCTATTTAAAATTTTCATCGATTCAAGCAATTCAAGAGGGGATGGTTGATACCTATCGGGATTCTGTTCGTAATTTTAACGTTCTTTTTGCCTTATTTGCTCTTCTCAGTATGATTGTCTCCTACTTTTTACTCGTTACCACTTTCTTGTTGAAGCGCAGGGATATCATTACCAAGAAGTTTATGGGGTGGAAACTGGTCGATCGCTATCGCCCTCTCCTCGTTCTGCTCTTGCTGGGCTATAGTCTTCCTCTTCTAGTATTGATTTTCTTTGCCCATGCGTTCTTGCCATTCCTACTGTTTGCAGGTTTTACATGTCTGGATATACTGTTTGTGCTAGTTTTGGCTTCTAGGATGGAGAAAAGAAGCCTAGCAGAGTTATTGAAAGGGGGCATCTTATGA
- a CDS encoding ABC transporter ATP-binding protein — translation MIELKNITKTIGGKVILDNLSLRIDQGDLVAIVGKSGSGKSTLLNLLGLIDGDYSGRYEIFGQTNLAVNSAKSQTIIREHISYLFQNFALIDDETVEYNLMLALKYVKLSKKDKLKKVEEILERVSLSATLHQKVSELSGGEQQRIAVARAILKPSQLILADEPTGSLDPENRDLVLKFLLEMNREGKTVIIVTHDAYVAQQCHRIIELGEGK, via the coding sequence ATGATTGAGTTGAAAAATATTACCAAAACCATTGGAGGAAAAGTGATTTTGGATAACTTGTCTCTCAGGATTGATCAGGGGGATTTAGTTGCTATCGTTGGAAAAAGTGGCAGTGGCAAGTCGACCTTGTTAAATTTATTAGGTTTGATAGATGGTGATTACAGCGGACGGTATGAGATTTTTGGTCAGACAAATCTAGCGGTCAATTCTGCTAAGTCGCAAACAATAATCCGTGAACATATCTCTTATCTATTTCAAAATTTTGCCCTGATTGATGATGAAACGGTCGAGTATAATCTCATGCTGGCACTGAAATATGTGAAATTGTCTAAGAAAGACAAGCTCAAAAAGGTGGAAGAGATTTTAGAGAGAGTAAGTTTGTCAGCTACTTTGCATCAAAAGGTCTCCGAGTTGTCTGGTGGGGAGCAACAACGAATTGCAGTTGCTAGAGCCATCTTAAAACCCAGCCAGCTGATTTTAGCCGATGAACCAACAGGTTCTCTGGATCCTGAAAATAGAGACTTGGTCTTGAAGTTTCTCTTAGAGATGAATCGAGAGGGGAAAACAGTCATTATCGTGACCCACGATGCTTATGTAGCCCAACAATGTCATCGGATCATTGAATTGGGCGAGGGGAAATGA